In a single window of the Micromonospora sp. WMMD1155 genome:
- a CDS encoding NUDIX domain-containing protein — MNEVPRDLPILERRAVRVVVTDSVERVLLFHTRDPDHPRLGTWWELPGGGMDPGETYRDTAVRELREETGIVVAVDQVGPPTWRRRASFLHRQVRHVQDEVVVVVRLAGPGPDVDEAYRLDYEREDYFDFRWWPLDEVAASTQRFYPGQLPRLITSFLAGAEIDEPFELWS, encoded by the coding sequence ATGAACGAGGTACCCCGCGACCTGCCGATCCTGGAGCGACGCGCGGTGCGGGTGGTGGTCACCGACAGCGTCGAGCGGGTGTTGCTGTTCCACACCCGCGACCCCGACCATCCCCGGCTGGGCACCTGGTGGGAGCTGCCGGGCGGCGGCATGGACCCCGGGGAGACCTATCGCGACACCGCGGTGCGGGAGCTACGCGAGGAGACCGGCATCGTGGTCGCCGTCGACCAGGTCGGCCCGCCGACCTGGCGTCGGCGGGCGAGCTTCCTGCACCGGCAGGTGCGGCACGTGCAGGACGAGGTGGTCGTCGTCGTACGGCTGGCCGGTCCCGGTCCCGACGTGGACGAGGCGTACCGGCTCGACTACGAGCGGGAGGACTACTTCGACTTCCGCTGGTGGCCGCTGGACGAGGTGGCGGCCAGCACGCAACGGTTCTACCCCGGGCAGCTGCCCCGGCTGATCACCTCCTTCCTCGCCGGTGCGGAGATCGACGAGCCGTTCGAGCTGTGGTCGTGA
- a CDS encoding SDR family oxidoreductase translates to MGELIGATALVTGASRGIGRAIAIRLAANGAMVLVHFGTDEEGATTTVLEIQRAGGTALAVRAELGVDDDVETLFAGVETALAGRPLDILVNNAATAPAGPLGVTTRAQFDHLFAVNVRAPYFISQRALSLLRDGGRIITISSVATRMANATQTSFAMTKGAIETMSMTLANQVGVRGITVNAVAPGATRTATNGPAFEAPGLVDLIAATTALNRLGEPDDVAEVVAFLASDAARWITGQVIDASGGLFLGPRL, encoded by the coding sequence ATGGGTGAACTGATCGGCGCGACGGCTCTGGTCACCGGGGCGTCGCGCGGTATCGGGCGGGCGATCGCGATCCGCCTGGCGGCGAACGGCGCGATGGTCCTCGTCCACTTCGGCACCGACGAGGAGGGCGCGACGACGACGGTCCTCGAGATTCAGCGCGCCGGTGGAACCGCGCTCGCCGTACGCGCGGAGCTGGGCGTGGACGACGACGTCGAGACCCTCTTCGCGGGAGTGGAGACCGCCCTGGCCGGGCGTCCACTCGACATCCTCGTCAACAACGCGGCCACCGCGCCGGCCGGGCCGCTCGGCGTCACGACCCGGGCGCAGTTCGACCACCTCTTCGCCGTGAACGTGCGCGCGCCGTACTTCATCAGCCAGCGCGCCCTGTCACTGCTGCGCGACGGTGGCCGCATCATCACGATCTCGTCGGTGGCGACCCGGATGGCCAACGCCACGCAGACCTCCTTCGCCATGACCAAAGGCGCGATCGAGACGATGAGCATGACCCTGGCCAACCAGGTCGGGGTCCGGGGGATCACCGTCAACGCGGTCGCCCCCGGTGCCACCCGCACGGCCACCAACGGACCGGCCTTCGAGGCGCCGGGCCTGGTCGACCTCATCGCCGCGACGACCGCCCTCAACCGGTTGGGGGAACCCGACGACGTCGCCGAGGTGGTCGCGTTCCTCGCCTCCGACGCCGCGCGCTGGATCACCGGCCAGGTCATCGACGCGAGTGGCGGCCTGTTCCTCGGGCCGCGGCTGTGA
- a CDS encoding helix-turn-helix domain-containing protein — MPDQQSTLRAQRRAETQRAIQAHAVRLFTERGYDATTVNDVAEAAGVSPMTVYRHFPTKEDLVLIDQHGRLVADRIAASPATQPLVRRIGGALIESTTALTGGRGGSDLSANGRFLLARLRLMISTPALRAKHLDNTYALQQAIVTALGDDATDPDAAFHAHAAASACLAAMHTALVRWAEDDGRSELPDLVTKALTAAFGDDARPDPR; from the coding sequence ATGCCCGATCAGCAGTCGACCCTGCGCGCTCAGCGCCGAGCCGAGACGCAACGCGCGATCCAGGCGCACGCCGTGCGGCTGTTCACCGAGCGCGGGTACGACGCCACCACCGTCAACGATGTCGCCGAGGCCGCAGGCGTGTCCCCGATGACCGTCTATCGGCACTTCCCCACCAAGGAAGACCTGGTCCTGATCGACCAGCACGGCCGACTCGTCGCCGACCGGATCGCCGCGTCGCCCGCCACCCAGCCGCTGGTCCGCCGCATCGGCGGAGCGCTGATCGAATCGACCACGGCCCTGACCGGCGGCCGCGGTGGGAGCGACCTGTCGGCGAACGGGCGGTTCCTGCTCGCCCGACTCCGGCTCATGATCTCGACGCCGGCCCTGCGGGCCAAGCACCTGGACAACACCTACGCGCTCCAGCAGGCCATCGTCACCGCGCTCGGGGACGACGCCACCGATCCCGACGCCGCGTTCCACGCCCACGCGGCGGCGAGCGCCTGCCTGGCCGCCATGCACACGGCACTGGTGCGGTGGGCCGAGGACGACGGACGAAGCGAGCTGCCCGACCTGGTCACGAAGGCCCTCACCGCCGCCTTCGGCGACGACGCCCGGCCGGACCCTCGTTGA
- a CDS encoding FUSC family protein: MDSDGRRRHGISRARRGAARRVKAAVAQIRSRGGRAGRLRLSQLEAALVISVQAGLAAALAWAIGHDLLDNPAPVFAPSAAVGTIVAALGQRAHRTIELLLGVGLGIATTDLLLSFLGTGFWQTGFVVGCAVLATLVLFGRSGAAVGQAGGTAVLLATLTPAQNDLEWPRIVEALVGGAVGLVVVALLVPLNPMRILDRDAAPIYQRLAGQLREVAAALTTGDQQRAVRALDLLRDMGPALDRMHQALSGAEEVVSLAPARWLRRQDVERFARASRQVERVIEHSRGVARRSAMALQYRERIPPALSTSVGRLADAVELLRREHRAGRPTERTRQAVRDAVYQAGRARGQGVDEFGDAVVTQLRTAASDLLRAIGSDATSANDEVRTAVQDGEASVHRSG, encoded by the coding sequence GTGGATTCTGACGGTCGCCGCCGACACGGCATCAGCCGCGCCCGGCGCGGTGCGGCGCGACGCGTCAAGGCGGCTGTCGCGCAGATCCGCAGTCGCGGTGGCCGGGCGGGCCGACTGCGGCTCAGCCAGTTGGAGGCCGCCCTGGTCATCTCGGTGCAGGCCGGGCTCGCCGCGGCACTGGCCTGGGCGATCGGGCACGACCTGCTGGACAACCCGGCGCCGGTCTTCGCGCCCTCCGCCGCGGTGGGCACGATCGTCGCCGCGCTCGGCCAACGCGCGCACCGCACGATCGAACTGCTGCTCGGCGTCGGCCTCGGCATCGCCACCACCGACCTCCTGTTGAGCTTCCTGGGCACCGGGTTCTGGCAGACCGGATTCGTCGTCGGATGTGCCGTGCTCGCGACGCTCGTGCTGTTCGGGCGCAGCGGGGCGGCCGTCGGCCAGGCCGGCGGTACGGCGGTGCTGCTCGCGACCCTCACCCCGGCCCAGAACGACCTGGAATGGCCGCGGATCGTCGAGGCGCTGGTCGGCGGCGCGGTGGGCCTCGTGGTTGTCGCGCTGCTGGTGCCGTTGAACCCGATGCGGATCCTCGACCGGGACGCCGCGCCGATCTACCAGCGGCTCGCCGGCCAACTGCGGGAGGTGGCCGCCGCGCTGACCACCGGGGATCAGCAGCGGGCGGTCCGCGCCCTGGACCTCCTGCGCGACATGGGTCCCGCCCTGGATCGGATGCACCAGGCGCTCAGCGGCGCCGAGGAGGTGGTCAGCCTCGCCCCCGCCCGGTGGCTGCGGCGGCAGGACGTGGAGCGGTTCGCGCGGGCGAGCCGGCAGGTGGAACGCGTCATCGAACACAGCCGGGGCGTCGCCCGCCGGTCGGCGATGGCGCTGCAGTACCGCGAGCGGATTCCCCCCGCCCTGTCCACCAGCGTCGGGCGGCTCGCCGACGCGGTCGAGTTGCTGCGCCGGGAGCACCGTGCCGGGCGGCCGACGGAGCGGACCCGCCAGGCGGTGCGCGACGCCGTCTACCAGGCGGGTCGTGCCCGCGGCCAGGGCGTCGACGAGTTCGGCGACGCGGTGGTGACCCAACTGCGTACCGCCGCCAGTGACCTGCTCCGTGCGATCGGCTCCGACGCGACGTCGGCGAACGACGAGGTACGTACGGCGGTGCAGGACGGCGAAGCCTCCGTTCACAGGAGCGGGTGA
- a CDS encoding DUF2267 domain-containing protein: MTDGDGFPYFIDAVSRRSGLPTEQAAALARAVLQTMAERVTGGAPDDLVGHLPNNVGGYLTGPAPVDGGAGAAPPSDAGPAEFLRRVEQRAGVDPAAARAGTGAVFATLREAMTVREFREMVARLPRDDGGSASRRYGP, from the coding sequence GTGACCGACGGCGACGGCTTTCCGTACTTCATCGACGCGGTGTCCCGGCGGTCCGGCCTGCCGACCGAGCAGGCCGCCGCGCTCGCCCGCGCCGTCCTTCAGACGATGGCCGAACGGGTGACCGGGGGCGCGCCCGACGACCTCGTGGGCCACCTCCCCAACAACGTCGGCGGGTATCTGACCGGCCCGGCCCCGGTCGACGGCGGCGCCGGGGCCGCACCGCCGTCGGACGCCGGCCCGGCGGAGTTCCTCCGTCGGGTGGAGCAGCGTGCCGGGGTGGACCCGGCCGCCGCCCGGGCCGGAACCGGAGCGGTCTTCGCGACCTTGCGGGAGGCGATGACCGTACGGGAGTTCCGCGAGATGGTGGCGCGACTGCCGCGCGACGACGGTGGGTCGGCGTCCAGGCGGTACGGGCCGTGA
- a CDS encoding NUDIX domain-containing protein, with the protein MREIDKVAWILIEDGRVLSTRSEGKDVWYLPGGKREPGETDLETLRREIHEELSVEVDVRGAVPLGTFTAQAHSHAAGVTVRMTCYRAGYQGRLRPASEIAEMAWFGYADRHRTSAVDQIIFDHLLAEDLLR; encoded by the coding sequence GTGCGCGAGATCGACAAGGTGGCCTGGATACTCATCGAGGACGGCCGGGTGCTGAGTACGCGGTCGGAGGGCAAGGACGTCTGGTACCTGCCCGGTGGCAAGCGCGAGCCGGGCGAGACGGACCTGGAGACCCTGCGTCGGGAGATCCACGAGGAGCTGAGCGTCGAGGTGGACGTGCGCGGCGCGGTGCCACTGGGCACCTTCACCGCTCAGGCGCACTCTCACGCGGCCGGCGTCACCGTACGGATGACCTGCTACCGGGCCGGCTACCAGGGGCGACTGCGCCCGGCCAGCGAGATAGCCGAGATGGCCTGGTTCGGCTACGCCGACCGGCACCGCACCTCCGCGGTCGACCAGATCATCTTCGACCACCTGCTGGCGGAGGACCTGCTGCGCTGA